A single region of the Streptomyces virginiae genome encodes:
- a CDS encoding ABC transporter ATP-binding protein: MIELRGAGLTYPGPPPVQALHPCDLTVRRGEFLTVVGPSGSGKSTFLNVAGLLDSPTTGRYLLDGIDTAALRDRERTALRGRRIGFVFQSFHLLPHRSALENVTLAMLYTGIPRARRLVRAREALAQVGLAHRAGAVPGRLSGGERQRVAIARALVGRPSLLLCDEPTGNLDSVNAASVLGLLDELHGAGMTVLVITHDPEVARRGSRTVTIRDGRLDP; encoded by the coding sequence GTGATCGAACTCCGCGGGGCCGGTCTCACCTACCCCGGGCCGCCGCCCGTCCAGGCCCTGCACCCCTGCGACCTGACCGTCCGGCGCGGCGAGTTCCTCACCGTCGTCGGCCCCTCCGGCTCCGGGAAGTCCACCTTCCTCAACGTCGCCGGGCTGCTCGACTCCCCCACCACCGGCCGGTACCTCCTCGACGGGATCGACACCGCCGCCCTCCGCGACCGGGAGCGCACCGCCCTGCGCGGCCGCCGGATCGGCTTCGTCTTCCAGTCCTTCCACCTCCTCCCCCACCGGTCCGCCCTGGAGAACGTCACCCTGGCCATGCTCTACACCGGAATCCCGCGCGCCCGGCGCCTCGTACGGGCCCGCGAAGCCCTCGCCCAGGTGGGTCTCGCGCACCGGGCCGGCGCCGTGCCCGGCCGGCTGTCGGGCGGCGAGCGCCAACGGGTGGCGATCGCCCGCGCCCTGGTCGGACGCCCCTCGCTGCTGCTGTGCGACGAGCCGACCGGCAATCTCGACTCCGTGAACGCCGCATCCGTCCTCGGGCTGTTGGACGAACTGCACGGAGCCGGGATGACCGTCCTCGTCATCACGCACGACCCGGAGGTGGCCCGGCGCGGTTCCCGGACCGTCACCATCCGCGACGGGCGGCTGGATCCGTGA
- a CDS encoding peptidoglycan-binding domain-containing protein, whose product MSEAERVVERTEAPATPEEDRGGLARGRRVVLAVVGGAALMAVGGLLATTLVKSPAQVAAETGPPVQGVLTADVERRVLAQTVVMRGTVVADQSVAVSPQGVRSGEGASTALVTKLPLKAGDPVTAGRLIAEVSGRPVFTLHGAQPMYRDLKPGSTGDDVAQLQQALRELGHGTGGDARGVFGAGTKAALTAHYRAIGYEPLPAVADGGAALKAAREAVRSATWAVEDASSPTGAAGPPEGTGPGGKGGATPDPGASASPAPGAGAATGAGAGAALGPGAGRELVRARQALGEARAALAAAEAADGPMLPTAEAVFLSSLPARVSSVGARAGSPVSGPVLTLSGGELVVEAYLKDDKRQLLRAGMTVVISSEVSGTDARGTVAAVATEPSAAQPAGPQPQQDPGQNPKGGGTGGSGGADLGYRMVVRADRPLPAGFAGQDVRLTVESAATDGEALVVPVTAVSAGADGRTVVTAVSAEGTQRRIEVRTGTSGDGFVAVTPTQAGALEAGTKVVIGVAPRETRGKSK is encoded by the coding sequence GTCGGCGGGGCCGCGTTGATGGCGGTCGGCGGACTCCTGGCGACCACGTTGGTGAAGTCCCCCGCGCAGGTGGCCGCCGAGACCGGCCCGCCCGTGCAGGGGGTCCTGACCGCGGACGTCGAGCGGCGGGTGCTCGCGCAGACCGTGGTCATGCGCGGGACGGTGGTCGCCGACCAGAGCGTGGCCGTGTCCCCGCAGGGGGTGCGCTCCGGCGAGGGTGCGAGCACGGCCCTGGTGACCAAACTGCCGCTGAAGGCCGGGGATCCGGTCACGGCGGGCCGGCTGATCGCCGAGGTGTCGGGGCGGCCGGTGTTCACCCTGCACGGGGCGCAGCCGATGTACCGCGACCTGAAACCCGGATCCACCGGCGACGACGTCGCGCAGCTGCAACAGGCGCTGCGCGAGCTCGGGCACGGCACCGGCGGCGACGCGAGGGGTGTCTTCGGGGCCGGTACGAAGGCCGCGCTCACCGCCCATTACCGGGCGATCGGGTACGAGCCGCTGCCCGCGGTCGCCGACGGGGGCGCGGCCCTGAAGGCGGCGCGGGAAGCCGTGCGGTCCGCGACCTGGGCCGTGGAGGACGCGAGCAGCCCCACCGGCGCCGCGGGCCCTCCCGAAGGGACCGGCCCCGGCGGCAAGGGCGGGGCCACGCCGGACCCCGGCGCGTCGGCGAGCCCCGCGCCCGGTGCCGGTGCCGCGACCGGGGCCGGCGCCGGTGCCGCGCTCGGCCCCGGGGCCGGTCGGGAGCTCGTGCGGGCGCGGCAGGCCCTCGGCGAGGCCCGGGCCGCGCTCGCGGCCGCCGAGGCCGCCGACGGGCCGATGCTGCCCACCGCCGAGGCCGTGTTCCTGAGCTCCCTCCCGGCCCGGGTCAGCTCCGTCGGCGCCCGCGCGGGCTCCCCCGTGTCCGGGCCGGTGCTCACGCTCTCCGGCGGGGAACTCGTCGTCGAGGCCTACCTCAAGGACGACAAGAGGCAGCTGCTGCGTGCAGGGATGACCGTGGTGATCTCCTCCGAGGTCTCCGGCACCGATGCCCGCGGCACGGTGGCCGCCGTCGCCACCGAGCCGTCCGCCGCGCAGCCCGCCGGTCCGCAACCGCAGCAGGACCCCGGCCAGAACCCCAAGGGCGGCGGCACGGGCGGCAGCGGCGGCGCCGACCTCGGCTACCGGATGGTGGTCCGCGCCGACCGGCCGCTGCCCGCCGGCTTCGCCGGGCAGGACGTCCGGCTGACCGTCGAGTCCGCCGCCACCGACGGGGAGGCGCTCGTCGTCCCGGTCACCGCCGTCTCGGCGGGCGCGGACGGCCGTACGGTCGTCACCGCCGTGTCCGCCGAAGGCACCCAGCGGCGCATCGAGGTGCGGACCGGCACCAGCGGCGACGGGTTCGTGGCCGTCACCCCGACCCAGGCGGGCGCCCTCGAAGCCGGGACCAAGGTGGTGATCGGGGTCGCGCCCCGGGAGACCCGGGGGAAGAGCAAGTGA